A part of Brassica rapa cultivar Chiifu-401-42 chromosome A05, CAAS_Brap_v3.01, whole genome shotgun sequence genomic DNA contains:
- the LOC103870148 gene encoding uncharacterized protein LOC103870148, protein MEELSSSGDRFTWAGKRWEKWIRCCLDRSFGNKAWLEIFPGSNQTFMEKRGSDHRPVWLKLCDSHEDRRGLFRFDKRFLRRPDIEKEISEVWSNQHHAAGTNVAQKIRNCRSILSRWKRKENFNAKDKIRSLQLRLEWFQSKPYPCRFMVDLITRDLLLAYKEDELFWKQKSRDKWLVFGDRSSKFFHDSVKTNRSKNQLLKLKDKNNHDQWSDGAKAEVAVEYFSELFKSSNPTSYEPAFESFLPRVSGEMNEQLTRQISKDEVTLAIFSICADSAPGPDGMTATFFQKYWGILGDQVTSEIQQVFCSGTMPREWNLTYLCLLPKISNPDLMTDLRPISLCSVLYKAVAKILVKRFQPHLHSIVSVNQSAFVRDRVISDNIIIAHEAVHALKGHPQISKEFMTVKTDMSKAYDRVEWSYLRSLLAALGFDNRVVQWVMMCVTTVTYSVLINDHPFGLITPQRGIRQGDPLSPFLFVLCTEGLTHLLNVVERNGLLDGMQFASDGPSIHHLLFADDSLFMCKASHDQATVLNRILQYYGKATGQTINLQKSSISFGNMVGEETRAQVRVIMGIVSEGGTSKYLGLPECFSGSKVDMLSFIKDRSQARLDSWYLRQISPGGKEILLKSTVGGMPVFAMSVFRLPKTVTAKISSMMANYWWGDDSNKRKIHWIAWDKLCLPKDRGGIGFRDLECFNQALLAKQGWKILNAPDCLLSRFLKSIYFNNGDFLSATLGSRPSYAWRSILFGRELLQEGIRHRVGNGSATKVWLDKWIEDPVEGLRAPWIKNYSFDVNLRAADLINVESRRWDVNKLAEIFVPADVEIIMKNQPVVNKEDFVSWRFNKSGQISVKSAYWLATDMKMRMALPQAFALPSLNGLIEKAWKVQTSPKLRIFIWRALSDALPVSDLIIGRGMKIDGRCQTCGDEGESINHLIFLCPFARQVWVLSPIPYPREGFSTSSVFANFEFLFNIRKSRNVQSEEGRVWPWVVWNIWKRRNGFLFENRCYNPLEVSAKAVRDAEEWFVAQSIEKEWKELDKITPPVPERRWFPPKPGWKMCNVGFTFDGNKKIAGGGWVLRNERGVVLLHSRRSFAGIKTKDEARFEVLLWAAESMKSHRQTKVIMAGEFSELFGAVQRPEAWPSFLFQGTEIRRELLGVEEFELSVVNRSANRGAFFIAQSVTNLGLANSYVAAGHPPWLFEFFVNESRLL, encoded by the coding sequence ATGGAGGAATTAAGCAGCTCAGGAGATCGATTCACGTGGGCTGGAAAGAGATGGGAAAAATGGATCAGATGCTGTTTAGATAGAAGTTTTGGCAACAAAGCTTGGCTGGAAATATTTCCAGGATCCAACCAAACCTTCATGGAGAAACGAGGTTCCGATCACAGGCCTGTTTGGTTGAAGCTGTGCGACTCTCATGAGGACAGACGAGGTCTCTTCCGCTTTGATAAGAGGTTCCTCCGACGACCTGACATTGAGAAAGAAATTAGTGAAGTTTGGTCTAATCAACATCATGCTGCAGGGACCAACGTAGCTCAAAAGATCAGGAACTGCAGAAGTATTTTAAGCCGTTGGAAAAGGAAGGAAAACTTCAATGCCAAAGATAAAATCAGGTCTCTCCAGCTTAGACTTGAATGGTTCCAATCCAAACCTTATCCTTGCCGTTTTATGGTTGATCTGATCACAAGGGATCTCTTGCTAGCCTATAAAGAAGATGAGTTGTTTTGGAAGCAAAAGAGCAGGGACAAATGGTTGGTTTTTGGCGACAGGAGCTCCAAGTTCTTCCATGATTCTGTCAAAACCAACAGATCAAAGAACCAGCTTCTTAAGCTTAAAGATAAGAACAACCATGATCAGTGGTCGGATGGTGCCAAAGCGGAAGTTGCAGTGGAGTACTTTTCTGAGCTTTTCAAATCTTCAAATCCCACCTCTTATGAACCGGCGTTTGAGAGCTTCCTACCAAGAGTGTCAGGGGAGATGAACGAGCAACTAACGAGACAGATCTCCAAAGACGAAGTGACCCTGGCCATTTTCTCTATATGTGCAGACAGTGCACCGGGTCCTGACGGAATGACCGCGACTTTCTTTCAAAAATACTGGGGGATTCTAGGAGATCAAGTTACTTCAGAGATACAGCAAGTCTTCTGTTCAGGGACCATGCCTAGGGAATGGAATCTCACATACCTTTGTCTCCTACCGAAGATATCAAATCCCGACCTCATGACTGACTTACGCCCAATAAGTTTGTGTTCGGTTCTCTACAAAGCGGTGGCTAAGATTTTAGTCAAGAGGTTTCAACCTCATCTCCACTCCATAGTCTCTGTTAACCAGTCAGCCTTCGTGAGAGATAGAGTGATCTCGGATAATATTATCATAGCTCACGAAGCTGTCCATGCTTTAAAAGGCCACCCACAGATCTCAAAGGAGTTTATGACTGTCAAAACTGACATGTCAAAAGCCTATGACAGAGTTGAGTGGAGTTATTTGAGAAGTCTGTTGGCAGCTTTGGGGTTTGACAACAGAGTGGTGCAATGGGTGATGATGTGTGTAACAACGGTAACATATTCGGTGCTCATTAATGACCACCCGTTTGGATTGATCACACCTCAGAGGGGTATTAGACAGGGAGATCCTCTTTCTCCATTCTTGTTTGTGCTATGCACCGAAGGTCTCACCCATCTCCTTAATGTGGTGGAAAGGAATGGCTTGCTTGATGGAATGCAGTTTGCTAGCGATGGCCCTTCTATCCACCATCTCCTCTTTGCAGATGATAGTCTATTCATGTGTAAGGCCTCACATGATCAAGCTACGGTCCTGAACAGAATTCTGCAATATTACGGCAAGGCTACTGGTCAAACCATTAATCTGCAAAAGTCATCCATTTCCTTTGGGAATATGGTTGGAGAAGAGACCAGAGCGCAAGTCCGAGTCATCATGGGCATTGTTAGTGAAGGAGGAACCAGTAAATATCTCGGTCTGCCGGAATGTTTCTCAGGATCAAAGGTAGATATGTTGTCATTTATTAAGGATCGCTCACAAGCAAGGCTGGACAGCTGGTACCTCAGGCAAATTTCTCCGGGAGGAAAAGAGATTTTGTTAAAATCAACGGTTGGAGGAATGCCGGTTTTTGCAATGTCTGTATTTCGTTTGCCCAAAACGGTCACCGCCAAGATATCTAGCATGATGGCTAATTACTGGTGGGGAGATGATTCAAACAAACGGAAAATTCATTGGATTGCTTGGGACAAGTTATGCTTACCTAAAGACCGAGGAGGCATTGGCTTTAGAGACCTTGAATGCTTCAATCAGGCTCTGTTAGCGAAACAAGGATGGAAGATCTTAAATGCACCTGATTGTCTACTGTCAAGGTTCCTCAAAAGCATATACTTCAACAACGGTGATTTCCTTTCAGCTACATTGGGATCTCGGCCCTCCTATGCCTGGAGAAGCATCTTATTCGGTAGGGAGTTGTTGCAAGAAGGAATTCGACACAGAGTTGGAAATGGTTCAGCGACAAAGGTGTGGCTGGATAAATGGATCGAGGATCCTGTCGAAGGACTTAGAGCCCCATGGATTAAAAACTACTCGTTTGATGTCAACCTGAGAGCAGCTGATCTCATTAACGTAGAATCAAGAAGGTGGGATGTGAACAAACTTGCAGAAATTTTTGTTCCAGCGGACGTGGAGATTATCATGAAAAATCAGCCGGTTGTGAACAAGGAGGATTTTGTATCCTGGAGGTTCAATAAAAGTGGACAGATTTCAGTCAAATCTGCTTACTGGTTAGCGACAGACATGAAGATGAGAATGGCCCTCCCGCAAGCCTTTGCTCTCCCCTCCCTGAACGGCTTGATAGAGAAAGCTTGGAAAGTTCAAACATCACCTAAGCTGAGAATTTTCATCTGGAGAGCTTTAAGTGACGCTCTCCCGGTTTCAGATCTTATCATTGGAAGAGGCATGAAGATTGATGGGAGATGCCAAACCTGTGGTGATGAGGGTGAATCAATTAACCACTTAATCTTTCTATGCCCTTTTGCGAGACAGGTGTGGGTGTTGTCCCCTATTCCTTATCCAAGAGAGGGGTTCAGTACTTCTTCTGTCTTTGCAAACTTTGAATTCCTCTTCAACATACGTAAATCTCGTAATGTACAAAGCGAGGAAGGTAGAGTTTGGCCTTGGGTTGTCTGGAATATATGGAAAAGAAGGAAtggttttttgtttgaaaatcgCTGTTATAATCCACTAGAAGTATCAGCCAAAGCAGTCAGAGATGCGGAGGAATGGTTTGTGGCCCAGAGCATTGAGAAGGAGTGGAAAGAATTGGACAAGATAACCCCACCAGTACCTGAACGTCGATGGTTTCCGCCCAAACCAGGTTGGAAGATGTGTAACGTTGGGTTTACTTTTGATGGCAACAAAAAAATTGCAGGTGGTGGGTGGGTTTTAAGAAACGAGAGGGGGGTGGTTTTACTCCACAGCAGAAGATCTTTTGCAGGGATCAAAACAAAGGATGAAGCAAGATTTGAGGTTCTGTTGTGGGCTGCAGAAAGTATGAAAAGCCACAGACAGACTAAGGTCATCATGGCTGGTGAATTTAGTGAGCTTTTTGGAGCAGTGCAGAGGCCAGAGGCGTGGCCATCCTTTCTATTTCAGGGCACGGAGATACGAAGAGAACTTTTAGGTGTGGAGGAGTTTGAGTTATCGGTGGTTAACAGAAGTGCAAACAGAGGAGCTTTTTTCATTGCTCAAAGCGTTACAAATTTGGGGCTTGCTAATTCGTATGTGGCTGCAGGGCATCCTCCTtggttatttgaattttttgtcaATGAAAGTCGACTCCTCTGA
- the LOC103869917 gene encoding WD repeat-containing protein 44, which yields MSNHHEEEEEEEEPFHDSLDRLVSSSSCSCSASNSDYDSESSPRISSSHDPDGGGAPRRRHHPFPVPRFPMGASRFDLWISEPASVSERRSKLLTEMGLNREPVQSRLKPVSDSGPDISRSISCNQLVRRDHGDCSETVGGCSSFVVRSKSDCSVSQCSDRDRLYHPPPQGNSCSCLDSKLCNVGTVSDPLRLEGSSDCVLVDEEVEVCTIKNLDNGKQFVVNEIQEEGSTWKQVKEVGTDTQMTMEEFEMSVGHSPIVQELMRRQNVEDSDNNNNASTKTTKDDEESKDNNNNNTSKSKKKGSWFKSIKSVVTGYSKERRSSDDKDTSSERGGRRSSSATDDSQESSFHGPERVRVRQYGKSSKELTAMYKTQEIQAHNGSIWSIKFSLDGKYLASAGEDCVIHVWQVVEAEKRGELLLDRPELFLLASSNGSPEPTTMSPRRRGRSSVSRKSLSLENIYVPDSVFGLSDKPFCSFHGHLDDVLDLAWSKSQDLLSASMDKTVRLWSLSTHTCLKVFSHSDYVTCIQFNPVDDRYFISGSLDAKVRVWSIPDRQVVDWYDLHEMVTSACYTPDGQGALVGSYKGSCRLYTASDNKLQQKSQINLQNKKKKAHQKKITGFQFVPGSSSEVLVTSSDSRIRVVDGTDLVTKLKGFRNTSSQISASITADGKYVVSASEDSNVYIWKYESPASRPSKSNSNKNVTVTNSYEHFHSQDVSAAISWPGMASTESWGATQNRANNNLDEVSTANHPPTPVDQPGTTTLDRLNSPRNGIISSATNGYFFDRMSATWPEEKLLFGRNRSGNRLSSDLSNSGNVSASWGMVIVTAGLRGEIRAFQNFGLPIRI from the exons ATGAGCAACCACCacgaggaagaggaggaagaggaggagccCTTCCACGACTCTCTTGATCGCTTagtctcttcctcttcttgctcCTGCTCCGCCTCCAACTCCGATTACGACTCCGAATCCTCCCCTCGGATCTCCTCCTCTCATGACCCCGACGGTGGTGGTGCCCCCCGCCGTCGCCACCACCCATTCCCCGTCCCTCGGTTCCCAATGGGCGCGTCAAGGTTCGACCTTTGGATCTCCGAGCCCGCCTCCGTCTCCGAGAGACGCTCTAAGCTTTTAACCGAAATGGGCCTAAACCGAGAACCGGTTCAATCCCGGTTAAAACCCGTTTCCGATTCCGGTCCGGACATTTCTCGATCGATCTCGTGTAATCAGCTGGTCCGGCGAGATCACGGAGACTGCTCTGAAACTGTCGGCGGCTGTTCTTCCTTCGTGGTGAGATCGAAGTCAGATTGTTCCGTTAGCCAATGCAGCGATCGTGACCGTCTGTATCATCCTCCTCCTCAGGGTAACTCATGTTCTTGTTTAGACTCTAAGCTTTGCAATGTGGGAACAGTCAGTGATCCCTTGCGGTTAGAAGGAAGTTCTGATTGTGTGTTAGTGGATGAGGAAGTGGAAGTGTGTACTATTAAGAATCTAGACAACGGGAAACAGTTTGTGGTGAACGAGATTCAAGAAGAGGGTAGTACATGGAAACAGGTGAAGGAAGTGGGGACCGACACGCAGATGACAATGGAGGAGTTTGAGATGTCTGTGGGACACTCTCCCATTGTTCAGGAGCTTATGAGAAGACAGAACGTGGAGGATTCTGATAACAACAACAACGCATCAACCAAAACAACAAAGGATGATGAAGAGAgtaaagataataataataataacacatCAAAGTCTAAGAAGAAAGGAAGCTGGTTCAAGAGCATAAAGAGCGTTGTGACTGGTTACAGCAAAGAGAGACGAAGCAGTGACGATAAAGACACGTCATCGGAGAGAGGCGGTCGGAGGTCGAGCTCAGCTACGGATGACTCTCAGGAATCTTCTTTCCACGGGCCGGAGAGAGTTAGGGTCAGACAGTACGGGAAGTCTTCCAAAGAGCTCACGGCGATGTACAAGACGCAGGAGATTCAAGCGCATAACGGCTCTATCTGGAGCATTAAGTTTAGTTTGGATGGTAAGTATCTCGCTAGCGCTGGCGAGGATTGCGTCATTCATGTTTGGCAAGTGGTTGAGGCTGAGAAGAGAGGAGAGCTGTTGCTGGATAGACCGGAGCTGTTTCTTTTGGCTAGTAGTAATGGATCTCCTGAACCGACTACCATGTCGCCGAGGAGAAGAGGGAGGAGTTCTGTGAGTAGAAAGTCGTTGAGTTTGGAGAACATATATGTTCCAGATTCTGTTTTTGGGCTCTCGGATAAACCCTTTTGTTCGTTTCATGGTCATCTGGATGATGTGCTTGACCTTGCTTGGTCCAAGTCTCAGGATTTGCTGTCTGCATCAATGGATAAGACAGTTCGTTTGTGGAGCTTGTCTACCCACACTTGTTTGAAAGTATTCTCCCACAGTGATTATG TGACTTGCATTCAATTTAATCCGGTTGATGATAGATACTTCATCAGCGGTTCGTTGGATGCAAAAGTTCGTGTTTGGAGCATTCCGGATCGGCAAGTAGTTGACTGGTATGATCTTCATGAGATGGTCACTTCTGCTTGCTACACTCCAGACGGCCAG GGAGCTTTGGTTGGTTCATACAAAGGTAGCTGTCGTCTTTACACTGCATCAG ATAACAAGCTGCAACAAAAAAGCCAGATAAATCtacaaaacaagaagaagaaagctcaTCAGAAAAAGATAACTGGTTTCCAG TTTGTGCCTGGAAGCTCATCTGAAGTGCTTGTCACATCTTCGGACTCTCGGATCCGCGTTGTTGATGGGACCGATCTAGTTACCAAACTCAAag GGTTTCGAAACACGAGCAGCCAAATCTCCGCCTCAATCACAGCAGACGGCAAATACGTAGTGTCAGCGAGCGAGGATTCAAACGTGTACATATGGAAGTACGAATCCCCTGCTTCTCGACCAAGCAAGAGCAACAGCAACAAGAACGTCACAGTCACAAACTCTTACGAGCATTTCCACAGCCAAGACGTCTCTGCAGCCATCTCATGGCCCGGGATGGCCTCAACAGAGTCTTGGGGAGCCACCCAAAACAGAGCCAACAACAACTTAGACGAAGTCTCCACAGCTAACCATCCGCCCACACCTGTAGACCAACCAGGGACAACAACTCTGGACCGACTCAACAGTCCAAGAAACGGGATCATTTCGAGCGCGACGAACGGATACTTCTTCGATAGAATGTCAGCGACTTGGCCTGAGGAGAAACTGCTGTTTGGGAGGAACAGAAGTGGGAACCGTCTGAGTTCGGATTTGTCTAACTCGGGGAACGTGTCTGCTTCTTGGGGGATGGTGATAGTCACTGCAGGTTTGAGAGGAGAGATTAGAGCGTTTCAGAACTTTGGTTTGCCCATAAGGATTTga
- the LOC103869918 gene encoding ribosome biogenesis protein BRX1 homolog 2, producing MGRKRKHSEAEAAAPVKDDSAPERPKRTLLGWKDKKEDVEEAKEASAPSAPGFRNKEKVLVTCSRRISFRYRHLMLNIVSLLPHCKKDSKVEAKSSKGATLNELVELKGSSSCLFFECRKHKDLYMWMVKSPSGPSVKFLVNAVHTMEELKLTGNHLKGSRPLLTFSSNFDKDVHWKLLKEMLTQVFGIPKEHRKSKPYHDHVFAFSIVDDHIWFRNYQISVPHNEADKVARGGLDKMTLVEVGPRFCLNPIKIFGGSFGGPTLYENPFYVSPNQIRALEKRNKAGKFAKKIKAKRRKKMHEISNPLEPDEFADMWKDDE from the exons ATGGGGAGGAAGAGAAAGCACAGCGAGGCGGAAGCGGCGGCTCCGGTGAAGGACGATTCTGCTCCGGAGAGACCTAAGAGAACTCTTTTGGGTTGGAAAGATAAGAAAGAAGATGTGGAGGAAGCTAAGGAAGCGTCTGCTCCGTCTGCGCCTGGGTTCAGGAATAAAGAGAAGGTTCTCGTTACTTGTTCCCGTCGGATTAGTTTCAG GTATCGGCATCTGATGTTGAACATAGTTTCACTTCTGCCTCATTGTAAGAAAGATAGTAAGGTGGAAGCTAAGAGCAGTAAAGGCGCGACTCTTAATGAGCTTGTTGAGCTTAAGGGCTCTTCTTCCTGCTTGTTCTTCGAG TGTAGGAAGCATAAAGATCTTTACATGTGGATGGTCAAGTCCCCTAGTGGACCTTCTGTTAAGTTCTTGGTTAATGCTG TTCACACAATGGAGGAGCTGAAACTCACTGGAAATCATCTGAAAGGATCACGCCCTCTCTTGACGTTCTCATCTAACTTTGATAAAGATGTACACTGGAAACTCTTGAAAGAGATGTTAACACAG GTATTTGGAATCCCCAAGGAACACAGAAAGTCTAAACCTTACCATGACCATGTTTTTGCCTTCTCCATTGTCGATGACCATATCTGGTTCCGTAATTACCAG ATATCAGTACCTCATAACGAGGCAGACAAGGTTGCGCGTGGTGGTTTGGATAAAATGACCCTTGTCGAG GTTGGTCCAAGGTTTTGTTTAAACCCGATTAAGATCTTTGGAGGAAGCTTTGGAGGTCCAACCCTTTACGAGAACCCATTCTACGTATCTCCAAACCAG ATCCGAGCATTGGAGAAAAGGAATAAAGCTGGGAAGTTTGCAAAGAAGATCAAAGCAAAAAGGAGGAAAAAGATGCATGAGATTTCAAACCCACTGGAGCCTGATGAGTTTGCAGACATGTGGAAGGATGATGAATGA
- the LOC103869919 gene encoding stem-specific protein TSJT1 — MLAIFQKAFAHPPEELNSPASHSSGKSPKLPGETLSDFLSLHKDTAFSMTFGDSAVLAYSRPQSSLRQRLFCGIDGIYCTFLGALTNLCTLNRQYGLTGKNTSEAMFVIEAYRTLRDRGPYPADQVLRGLEGSFAFVVYDTQTSSVFSALSSDGGESLYWGISGDGSVVMSDDVKIIKQGCAKSFAPFPTGCMFHSETGLKSFEHPRNEMKAMPRIDSEGVLCGANFKVDACSKVNGIPRRGSEANWALANSR, encoded by the exons ATGTTGGCTATATTCCAGAAAGCTTTCGCTCACCCACCGGAAGAGCTCAACAGCCCGGCGTCTCACTCCTCCGGCAAATCCCCAAAACTCCCCGGAGAAACCCTCTCCGACTTCCTCTCCCTCCACAAAGACACAGCTTTCTCCATGACCTTCGGCGACTCCGCCGTCTTAGCCTACTCTCGCCCCCAAAGCTCTCTTCGCCAGAGGCTCTTCTGCGGTATAGACGGCATCTACTGCACCTTTCTCGGCGCGTTAACCAACCTCTGCACGTTGAACCGACAGTACGGACTCACGGGGAAGAACACGAGCGAGGCAATGTTCGTGATCGAAGCTTACCGAACGCTCCGAGACCGCGGTCCTTACCCTGCTGATCAAGTCCTCAGGGGGTTAGAAGGAAGCTTCGCCTTTGTCGTCTACGATACTCAGACCTCCTCTGTTTTCTCGGCTCTGAGCTCTGATGGAGGAGAGAGTCTTTACTGGGGGATCTCTGGCGATGGATCTGTTGTGATGTCTGATGATGTGAAGATTATAAAGCAAGGATGTGCTAAATCTTTTGCTCCTTTCCCTACTG GGTGTATGTTTCACAGTGAGACGGGGCTTAAGAGCTTTGAACATCCGAGGAACGAGATGAAGGCGATGCCGAGGATTGATAGTGAAGGTGTGTTATGTGGAGCTAATTTCAAAGTGGATGCTTGTTCTAAGGTTAATGGGATTCCTAGGAGAGGAAGTGAAGCTAACTGGGCTCTTGCTAATTCccgttaa
- the LOC103869920 gene encoding probable E3 ubiquitin-protein ligase HERC3 yields the protein MAGGNWVVSFEDLPCHLILEVLTSGRLNAFDLLSLELTSKKVFGGSCFGLYPFKFRSLADYAASQLCSVHPVYVGMGLATQKELFANCEGNWKRLLRFLQSVEQSSDMVETSAGNMQVTTGRYHTLLINNSKVYSCGSSLSGVLAHGPETTQCVAFTPVEFPFSAQVAQVSATQNHSAFVLQSGEVLTCGDNSSHCCGHLDISRPIFRPKLVEALKGTPCKQVAAGLHFTVFLSREGRVFTCGSNTHGQLGHGDTLDRPVPKAVEFLQSVGPVVQISTGPSYVLAVTQDGSVYSFGSGSSFCLGHGEQQDEHQPRVIQAFKRKGIHILRVSAGDEHAVALDSNGRVYTWGKGYCGALGHGDENDKITPQVLVSLNNCLAVQVCARKRKTFVLVEGGLLYGFGWMGFGSLGFPDRGVSDKVLRPRVLECLKQHRVCQVSTGLYHTIVVTQGGRIFGFGDNERAQLGHDSLRGCLEPTEIFLHCGRSRSRLC from the exons ATGGCTGGCGGAAACTGGGTTGTTTCGTTTGAGGATCTTCCTTGTCATTTGATCTTGGAGGTGTTGACATCTGGGAGGCTCAATGCGTTTGATCTGCTCAGCTTGGAGCTGACCTCGAAGAAGGTTTTCGGAGGGAGCTGCTTTGGATTGTACCCTTTCAAGTTCAGGTCGCTGGCTGATTACGCGGCGTCTCAGCTCTGCTCTGTGCATCCTGTCTATGTGGGAATGGGGTTGGCTACGCAGAAGGAGCTTTTCGCTAATTGTGAGGGGAACTGGAAGAGGCTTTTGAGGTTCTTGCAGTCTGTTGAGCAGTCCTCAGATATGGTTGAAACCTCTGCAGGCAAT ATGCAAGTTACAACGGGAAGGTATCACACGTTGCTAATCAACAACTCAAAGGTTTACTCTTGTGGGTCGAGTTTGTCTGGTGTTCTTGCTCATGGACCAGAAACTACTCAATGCGTTGCGTTTACCCCTGTGGAGTTTCCCTTCTCTGCTCAAGTGGCTCAAGTCTCAGCCACACAGAACCATTCTGCTTTTGTGTTGCAGTCTGGAGAG GTTCTCACATGTGGGGATAACTCATCGCATTGCTGTGGTCACTTAGATATAAGCCGTCCAATATTTAGGCCTAAGCTTGTTGAGGCTTTGAAGGGAACTCCTTGTAAGCAG GTTGCTGCAGGGCTTCACTTCACTGTGTTTCTATCAAGGGAAGGGCGTGTGTTTACATGTGGatcaaacacacacggacagcttgGTCATGGAGATACCTTGGACAGACCAGTACCCAAAGCTGTCGAGTTTCTTCAAAGCGTTGGCCCTGTGGTGCAAATCTCAACGGGACCGAGCTATGTTTTAGCTGTGACACAAGATGGCTCGGTGTACTCGTTTGGCTCTGGCTCTAGTTTCTGTCTTGGTCATGGAGAGCAGCAGGACGAGCACCAGCCGCGTGTTATTCAGGCTTTTAAAAGAAAAGGTATTCATATACTCCGTGTCTCTGCAGGGGATGAACACGCCGTGGCACTTGATTCCAATGGCCGT GTATACACATGGGGTAAAGGTTACTGTGGTGCTCTTGGGCATGGAGATGAAAACGACAAGATCACTCCTCAAGTTTTGGTCAGTCTCAACAACTGCCTCGCTGTCCAG GTGTGTGCAAGAAAGAGGAAAACTTTTGTGTTAGTTGAAGGTGGATTGTTGTATGGATTTGGGTGGATGGGATTTGGAAGCCTAGGGTTCCCTGACAGAGGAGTTTCCGACAAGGTCCTGAGGCCAAGAGTGTTGGAGTGTCTGAAACAACACCGTGTGTGTCAAGTAAGCACGGGTTTGTATCACACCATTGTGGTGACTCAAGGTGGTCGCATATTCGGATTTGGGGATAACGAGAGAGCGCAGCTTGGTCACGACTCGCTCCGTGGCTGCTTGGAACCTACCGAGATCTTTCTTCATTGTGGCCGTTCTCGTAGCCGACTTTGTTGA